Proteins found in one Zea mays cultivar B73 chromosome 1, Zm-B73-REFERENCE-NAM-5.0, whole genome shotgun sequence genomic segment:
- the LOC103644996 gene encoding uncharacterized protein — protein sequence MQVTLIYMHALFFLNPQAPTTDKPAAPKLTPDINSEGQKSVTHDTPVSGAPLFDKTPLTDATTDLVAKDSSCKAAVAEHPHVSREDCARNLLKFILSGKLDPSMSIINFGGFGGSVLDVVQSFGPNKCLENTFMQGFIDCIHQDDVLYNPDSVINTLILNVNVGTVLNIEEFEQHSSNPQPFTTSLLKEHLEPTLPSDDVLNQIKLF from the exons ATGCAAGTAACATTAATATATATGCATGCTTTATTTTTTTTAAATCCCCAGGCTCCCACAACAGACAAGCCTGCTGCTCCTAAGTTAACACCAGATATAAATAGT GAAGGACAAAAATCTGTTACACATGATACTCCTGTATCTGGTGCACCTCTGTTCGATAAAACCCCACTGACAGAT GCAACTACTGACCTGGTTGCAAAGGATAGTTCCTGTAAAGCTGCAGTCGCTGAACATCCCCACGTGTCACGTGAAGACTGTGCTCGCAACCTGCTTAAGTTCATTTTGTCAGGAAAACTAGATCCGAGCAT GtctatcattaattttggaggatTTGGAGGGTCTGTCCTTGATGTTGTCCAGTCGTTTGGTCCCAACAAATGTCTTGAGAATACTTTCATGCAGGGATTTATCGACTGTATTCACCAGGATGATGTATTATACAATCCAGATTCTGTAATCAACACTCTAATACTGAATGTCAACGTTGGG ACCGTTTTGAATATCGAGGAGTTTGAACAACACAGTTCAAATCCACAGCCCTTCACAACATCACTTCTTAAAGAACATCTTGAACCGACCCTTCCTTCAGATGATGTTCTGAACCAGATTAAATTG TTTTAA